Proteins from a single region of Leptospira brenneri:
- the mutY gene encoding A/G-specific adenine glycosylase — translation MNPGKKLHEWYLIHKRDLPFRKKKQAYPIWISEVMLQQTRVNAMLPLYESFIKRFPNPESLAQVEEDEVLAHWKGLGYYSRARNLRKAAIFLVQNYNGAFPKDLNLVLKLPGIGNYTARAILSIAYDLPLAVLDGNVKRVLSRYYGYTENILSPKADGDLQKKADEFLNLEHPGDHNQAMMELGATLCLPESPKCLLCPLSEDCFARIHQKTSEIPVRVKDKKQITLEGEILVLWNQNCILLVREPKMRFLKGMFHLPYGFTGEVPEETYESTPFFLSLKKSLPKDSSPIGEFKHTITHHKMKFSVFSLPWEDRALVAGLVKELGVESKWVTLSSLDTEFPSSLASKVKKFLLYLES, via the coding sequence TTGAACCCTGGAAAAAAACTCCACGAATGGTATTTGATTCATAAAAGGGATCTACCATTCCGCAAAAAAAAACAAGCATATCCCATTTGGATTTCTGAGGTTATGCTTCAGCAAACTCGCGTTAACGCGATGTTGCCTTTGTATGAATCCTTTATCAAACGATTCCCGAATCCAGAATCTCTGGCTCAAGTAGAAGAGGACGAGGTTCTCGCTCATTGGAAGGGTCTTGGTTATTACAGTCGAGCGAGGAATCTAAGAAAAGCTGCCATCTTTCTCGTTCAAAATTATAATGGTGCCTTTCCGAAAGACCTTAACTTAGTTTTAAAACTCCCTGGAATTGGAAACTATACTGCAAGAGCCATCCTTTCGATTGCCTATGACCTTCCTCTTGCCGTTTTGGATGGAAATGTAAAACGTGTTTTGTCTCGTTACTATGGTTATACGGAAAATATTTTAAGTCCTAAGGCTGATGGTGACTTACAAAAGAAAGCGGATGAATTTTTAAATCTAGAACATCCTGGGGATCACAACCAAGCCATGATGGAACTAGGTGCCACTCTTTGTTTGCCGGAATCACCTAAATGTTTGTTATGTCCTCTTTCGGAAGATTGTTTTGCTAGAATCCATCAAAAAACTTCTGAAATCCCAGTTAGGGTAAAAGACAAAAAACAGATTACCCTCGAAGGGGAAATTTTGGTTTTATGGAATCAAAACTGCATTTTACTCGTAAGAGAACCCAAAATGCGTTTTTTAAAAGGAATGTTCCATTTGCCATATGGATTTACCGGCGAGGTTCCCGAAGAAACTTATGAATCCACTCCCTTCTTTTTATCCTTAAAAAAATCACTCCCAAAAGATTCCTCACCCATTGGTGAGTTCAAACATACCATCACCCATCACAAAATGAAATTTTCTGTTTTTTCTCTTCCTTGGGAAGACCGGGCTTTGGTTGCGGGACTAGTAAAGGAACTGGGTGTAGAAAGTAAGTGGGTTACTTTATCTAGTTTGGATACAGAATTTCCTTCCTCTCTTGCCTCCAAAGTCAAAAAGTTTTTGCTTTACTTAGAATCATAA
- a CDS encoding response regulator, translating to MSITQLQHEKNAILCVDDEPILLLSLVQELKREIGGSYTYETAQNPEEAMEVIDDLCSSGVEVILILSDWLMPGMRGDEFLIQVHQKYPQIKSILISGHADRDAINRVKEEAKTYAIFSKPWNTRELLEAVRFCCNLT from the coding sequence TTGAGTATAACACAGCTACAACATGAGAAAAATGCAATCCTTTGTGTTGATGATGAACCGATTCTGCTTTTATCCCTCGTACAAGAACTAAAACGTGAGATTGGTGGGAGTTATACCTACGAAACGGCCCAAAATCCAGAAGAAGCTATGGAAGTGATCGATGACCTTTGTAGTTCTGGTGTTGAGGTGATTTTGATTCTCTCTGATTGGTTAATGCCCGGAATGCGGGGGGATGAATTTCTCATCCAAGTCCACCAAAAATACCCACAAATCAAATCCATCCTCATCTCTGGCCATGCTGACCGCGATGCCATCAATCGTGTCAAAGAAGAGGCCAAAACCTACGCAATTTTTTCCAAACCTTGGAACACCAGAGAATTACTCGAAGCTGTTCGTTTCTGTTGCAATTTGACCTAA
- the ispG gene encoding (E)-4-hydroxy-3-methylbut-2-enyl-diphosphate synthase, with product MSTKYNESPFFYKRRPTREVMVGGVGIGGKNPIRIQSMITSNTRDTEASIKQIADLEKAGSEIVRLTVPSQADADNLPNIRQRMKELGLKVPLVADIHFTPQVALKCVEWVEKVRINPGNFADKKKFEIIEYTDKDYNEELERIEEVFTPLVLRAKELGVAMRIGTNHGSLSDRIMNRFGDTPLGMVESALEFIRIAERNSYQDIVVSMKASNPQVMIQAYRMLVTRFYDLGMDYPLHLGVTEAGDGKDGRIKSAIGIGSLLEDGLGDTIRVSLTEDAIYEIPVAKELVRKYNESFLKEINQETQTHRPEETGSKNRETIYTEFRDPFQYSRFYSKELSLGETKLGDSSPVRIETCFPFFGSESAEEVLNLIQRETKSGRIPELIHFAIQSEMDLISLGTMTRRGSFPLPVSVELSRELTYQYDSLAEELYRIQKWVIDPNIFFKESEESWDDLLDFVTRFAKDKRSVEWCMDPKDIHLTEKIVRESQKRKIQNLIFSVKNGDLLTVRKLAYHLRESDYPIALITDSKTKEDLLYESSIQVGGSLLDGIGDVVRLSFGDGEPEESLHLSFDILQATRLRLTKTEYISCPSCGRTMFDLQSTTALIKKKTGHLKGVKIAVMGCIVNGPGEMADADFGYVGAGIGKVHLYKGKEIVKKGVSEVEAADQLIDLIRENGMWSDPE from the coding sequence ATGAGCACCAAATATAACGAATCGCCATTTTTCTACAAAAGACGCCCTACCCGAGAAGTGATGGTGGGAGGTGTTGGAATTGGGGGAAAAAACCCAATTCGCATCCAATCCATGATTACGTCTAACACAAGAGATACGGAAGCTAGTATCAAACAAATTGCTGATTTAGAAAAAGCTGGATCCGAAATTGTTCGCCTAACAGTACCTAGTCAAGCGGATGCCGACAACCTACCCAATATACGCCAAAGAATGAAAGAATTGGGACTAAAAGTTCCTTTGGTGGCGGACATTCATTTTACACCACAAGTTGCGCTCAAATGTGTGGAATGGGTTGAAAAGGTGCGAATCAACCCTGGCAATTTTGCAGACAAAAAGAAATTCGAAATCATAGAATATACAGACAAAGACTACAACGAAGAACTGGAAAGAATCGAAGAAGTTTTCACTCCTCTTGTCCTTCGGGCCAAAGAACTCGGTGTGGCCATGCGAATCGGAACCAATCACGGAAGTCTTTCTGATCGTATTATGAACCGGTTTGGTGACACTCCCCTCGGGATGGTAGAATCTGCTTTAGAATTCATTCGTATTGCTGAAAGAAATTCTTACCAAGACATAGTTGTTTCTATGAAGGCTTCTAATCCTCAAGTAATGATTCAAGCCTATCGGATGTTAGTTACCAGATTTTACGATTTAGGAATGGATTACCCTTTACATTTAGGAGTTACCGAAGCTGGTGATGGAAAAGATGGAAGGATCAAATCTGCAATTGGAATTGGAAGTTTACTCGAAGATGGACTGGGGGATACCATTCGTGTGTCTCTTACGGAAGATGCCATTTATGAAATCCCAGTGGCCAAAGAACTGGTTCGTAAATACAACGAAAGTTTTTTAAAAGAAATCAATCAGGAAACTCAAACCCATAGACCAGAGGAAACAGGCTCAAAAAATCGCGAAACCATCTATACAGAATTTCGTGATCCCTTTCAATACTCAAGATTCTATTCGAAAGAACTCAGTTTAGGAGAAACAAAACTCGGAGACTCATCACCCGTAAGAATAGAAACCTGTTTTCCTTTTTTTGGTTCAGAATCGGCAGAAGAAGTATTAAACCTCATCCAAAGAGAAACAAAATCAGGTCGAATTCCTGAACTCATCCATTTTGCCATCCAGTCTGAAATGGATTTAATCTCTCTCGGAACCATGACTCGTAGAGGATCTTTTCCTCTTCCTGTTTCCGTAGAGTTATCCCGAGAACTTACTTACCAATACGATAGTTTGGCAGAAGAACTTTACCGCATTCAAAAATGGGTAATCGATCCAAATATTTTTTTCAAAGAATCAGAAGAATCTTGGGACGACCTTTTGGATTTTGTCACACGTTTTGCCAAAGATAAAAGAAGTGTTGAATGGTGTATGGATCCCAAAGACATTCACCTAACAGAAAAAATTGTTAGAGAATCCCAAAAGAGAAAAATTCAGAATTTAATTTTCTCAGTAAAAAATGGAGACTTACTAACGGTTCGTAAATTGGCCTACCACTTGCGAGAGTCTGACTATCCAATTGCACTCATCACAGACTCAAAAACAAAAGAAGACCTTTTGTATGAATCCTCCATCCAAGTGGGAGGAAGTTTACTCGATGGAATTGGAGATGTAGTCCGTTTATCATTTGGTGATGGCGAACCAGAGGAGTCCTTACATTTAAGCTTCGATATCTTACAGGCAACAAGACTTCGTTTAACAAAAACGGAGTATATTTCTTGCCCCTCTTGCGGTCGTACAATGTTTGATTTACAATCCACGACTGCCCTGATCAAAAAAAAGACAGGCCACTTAAAAGGTGTAAAAATAGCGGTGATGGGTTGCATCGTGAACGGTCCTGGTGAAATGGCAGATGCCGATTTTGGATATGTCGGTGCTGGAATTGGTAAGGTTCACCTCTACAAAGGGAAAGAAATTGTCAAAAAAGGCGTTTCGGAAGTGGAAGCCGCCGACCAGCTCATTGATCTCATTCGCGAAAATGGAATGTGGAGTGATCCAGAATAA
- a CDS encoding alkane 1-monooxygenase, translated as MTLTKRLSFLFCFLLPVLVVISEMIGGVSYLIVPISVFIILPILDLVIGRDDLNPSEPNFLKLQNDPFFRYLTEVWAYVQLALVIWSVYRIAVYPHSILEFGLFALALGVVTGGIGITVGHELGHKNTRYEPFLAKMIYMTVCYMHFYIEHNRGHHTHVSTPNDPASSKKNQSFYSFYPQTVVGAYKSAWELEKKRLAKLGFRVFHYRNEMIWYLIITISFLVSMVMFGSYLSGGNIRFDILVFLVLQSLIAFSLLEMTNYIEHYGLKRKEVTPGKFEKVLPVHSWNQNYFVSNALLFQLQRHSDHHANAGRRYQALRHYEEAPQLPFGYEVMILIALVPPLWFSMMNPILESWEKNRNTLT; from the coding sequence ATGACTCTCACCAAACGACTCAGTTTTTTATTTTGTTTTCTTTTGCCAGTATTAGTCGTGATTTCAGAAATGATTGGGGGAGTTTCCTATTTAATCGTACCCATTAGTGTTTTTATCATTTTACCAATTTTGGATTTAGTGATTGGAAGAGATGATTTAAATCCATCTGAACCAAATTTTCTTAAATTACAAAACGATCCTTTTTTTCGTTATTTAACAGAAGTTTGGGCTTATGTCCAACTTGCGCTTGTGATTTGGTCTGTTTATCGGATAGCTGTTTACCCTCATTCCATTTTGGAATTTGGTTTATTTGCTCTCGCTCTGGGAGTTGTGACTGGTGGGATCGGAATCACCGTTGGTCATGAATTGGGTCATAAAAACACTCGGTATGAACCATTCCTTGCTAAGATGATTTATATGACTGTTTGTTATATGCATTTTTATATCGAACACAACCGAGGTCATCATACTCATGTTTCTACACCGAATGATCCCGCTTCTTCCAAGAAAAATCAGTCCTTCTATTCATTTTATCCTCAAACAGTGGTTGGTGCCTACAAATCAGCCTGGGAGTTAGAGAAAAAACGATTAGCAAAGTTAGGTTTTCGAGTTTTCCATTATCGAAATGAAATGATTTGGTATTTGATCATTACAATTTCTTTTTTGGTTAGTATGGTAATGTTTGGATCTTACTTGAGCGGTGGAAACATTCGTTTTGATATTCTGGTGTTTTTAGTTTTACAGTCCTTAATTGCATTTTCTCTTTTAGAAATGACCAACTATATTGAACATTATGGTCTAAAACGAAAAGAAGTGACTCCTGGTAAATTTGAGAAAGTATTGCCAGTTCATTCTTGGAATCAAAATTATTTTGTTTCTAATGCTCTTTTATTTCAATTGCAGAGGCATTCCGATCACCATGCGAATGCTGGCAGAAGATACCAAGCACTTCGTCATTATGAAGAGGCTCCGCAATTACCTTTTGGTTATGAAGTGATGATTCTAATTGCTTTAGTTCCTCCTCTGTGGTTTTCCATGATGAATCCTATTTTGGAATCTTGGGAAAAAAATCGTAATACTTTGACTTAA
- a CDS encoding HAMP domain-containing sensor histidine kinase: MAEIIVWIEQIVSNIPLPILEVWGRFAFLLGSILSIFAFTGFTFRNGKLFRISREVWNWNLTSFYWFLITFVFIFLTGYLGSSIVLIPGAQTLESLKDLSVFLCLNFFGYPALLAVPFAYGLSDLIEGVPPEFLWDWLPGYFINPTIFWLSYQMIGKSPDFRKLRVWVYYFVFVLIFLFLEPFLWGFLCSEQFGAEISYHTVSSALLFTTGITWVLAPFVMLVTYPVVRRFGLFWAEVPGQVKEVTLSDPQKIWKSGPTDWEIIQPEPDVRTGISLQLFIVAPFVFLVLVLVGVTAYVTLKNAENSAFQMVEVLHRQWSKNINLSLDRYLSALPKSSNQDFNPKDLVSVLDDSKVNAQGRVFLLDESLNPLASLSVDQGKTRLQETVRVELKKLGNEINTTEKKFSFAMVTKKPLSRENWNAMVTIYHHPNIKERTYLITLFPYSFYQSGVITGNSESAMVFAWAILLSLVLAAVLAEFVTRPVLSFAKASKSLAKGNWDIPVGESMIAELKDLSEAFRFMSSELKQSFERVEESQRLVMETNSNLEDKIGQRTEALIESNRSLVEMIETKEKILIDLHKTQTQLLLSEKLAALGQFAAGITHELNTPLGAITSSVRAMSEILKNDIINLPDFLESLDVSEREDFRYLLHLSVSFGTRNSGILNRTEKKERLGILNSYQIENPEEVVEDLTSLGILQFEEPLLKMLKKPRSGIILQNVLVLGSLYRLVYVIQTATEKASHVVNALKHYLYTDRLETETNFQNVHIPSELDSILTLYQTKIKNDVEITKLYNATDYCLAERDKLNQVWINIINNALQAMDYRGKLKISVSSDEVSVITSIQDTGKGIAPEIRDKIFLPFFTTKKHGEGIGLGLDICKQIVEKMKGSIEFSSDENGTTFTVSLPKVQRGEKD, translated from the coding sequence ATGGCCGAAATCATTGTTTGGATTGAACAGATCGTTTCAAACATCCCTTTGCCTATTTTGGAGGTTTGGGGCCGATTTGCCTTTTTACTTGGTTCGATATTATCCATATTTGCTTTTACTGGATTTACCTTTCGGAATGGAAAACTCTTTCGAATTTCCAGAGAGGTCTGGAATTGGAACCTAACTAGTTTTTATTGGTTTCTCATCACTTTTGTTTTTATCTTCCTGACGGGTTATTTGGGGAGTTCCATTGTTCTCATTCCTGGGGCTCAAACCCTAGAAAGTTTAAAAGATTTATCCGTTTTCCTTTGTTTGAACTTTTTTGGATATCCTGCACTTCTCGCGGTTCCTTTTGCTTATGGGCTTTCTGATCTCATTGAAGGTGTTCCTCCAGAATTTTTGTGGGACTGGTTACCTGGTTACTTTATCAACCCAACCATATTTTGGTTGTCATACCAAATGATTGGTAAGTCACCTGACTTCCGTAAGTTGCGCGTTTGGGTTTACTATTTTGTTTTTGTTTTGATCTTTTTATTTCTCGAACCATTTTTATGGGGATTTTTATGTTCCGAACAATTTGGAGCAGAAATTTCCTATCATACAGTGAGCTCCGCTCTCCTTTTCACAACAGGAATCACTTGGGTTTTGGCACCATTTGTTATGTTGGTCACTTATCCAGTTGTCAGGCGATTTGGTTTGTTTTGGGCAGAAGTCCCAGGTCAGGTGAAAGAGGTTACTTTAAGTGATCCGCAAAAGATATGGAAGTCTGGGCCAACAGATTGGGAGATCATCCAACCTGAACCAGACGTTCGAACCGGAATTTCATTACAGTTATTCATTGTTGCTCCTTTTGTATTTTTGGTTTTAGTTCTTGTGGGAGTGACTGCTTACGTTACTTTAAAAAATGCAGAGAACTCCGCTTTTCAAATGGTAGAGGTTTTGCATCGGCAGTGGTCAAAAAATATCAATTTAAGTTTGGATCGTTATTTGTCGGCGCTTCCCAAATCATCAAATCAAGATTTTAATCCTAAAGATCTCGTATCAGTGTTAGATGATTCTAAGGTGAATGCGCAAGGCCGTGTTTTTTTGTTAGATGAAAGTTTGAATCCATTAGCATCTCTTTCTGTTGATCAGGGAAAAACAAGGTTACAAGAAACAGTTCGGGTGGAATTAAAAAAACTGGGGAACGAAATCAATACTACGGAAAAAAAATTTAGTTTTGCCATGGTCACAAAAAAACCACTCTCGCGCGAGAATTGGAATGCAATGGTGACTATTTATCATCATCCAAATATAAAAGAAAGAACGTATCTAATTACCCTGTTTCCCTATTCCTTTTACCAAAGTGGAGTGATCACTGGAAATAGTGAATCCGCGATGGTTTTTGCTTGGGCAATTTTACTCAGTTTAGTGCTCGCAGCTGTGCTTGCCGAGTTTGTGACAAGACCAGTTTTATCTTTTGCAAAAGCATCCAAATCTTTAGCCAAAGGGAACTGGGATATTCCCGTTGGTGAAAGTATGATTGCAGAACTGAAAGATTTATCGGAAGCATTTCGTTTTATGTCTTCCGAACTCAAACAAAGTTTTGAACGAGTGGAAGAAAGCCAACGTTTGGTGATGGAAACCAATTCCAATTTAGAAGATAAAATTGGTCAAAGAACAGAGGCACTCATCGAAAGTAATCGTAGTCTTGTAGAGATGATCGAAACCAAAGAAAAAATTCTAATCGATTTACATAAAACGCAAACACAACTTTTGTTAAGTGAAAAGTTAGCTGCTCTTGGACAATTTGCAGCGGGGATCACTCATGAGTTAAACACTCCGCTTGGTGCCATTACATCGAGTGTTCGTGCTATGTCGGAGATTTTAAAAAACGATATTATCAACTTACCAGATTTTTTAGAATCTTTAGATGTTTCTGAAAGAGAAGATTTTCGGTATTTGCTTCATTTGAGTGTGTCTTTTGGAACTCGTAATTCAGGGATTCTCAATCGAACGGAAAAAAAAGAAAGATTGGGAATTTTAAATTCATACCAAATTGAAAATCCAGAAGAGGTAGTGGAGGACCTTACTTCCCTTGGAATTCTTCAATTTGAAGAACCACTATTAAAAATGTTAAAGAAACCCAGATCGGGAATTATACTTCAGAATGTTCTTGTTTTAGGAAGTTTGTATCGTTTGGTTTATGTGATTCAAACTGCTACTGAAAAAGCATCTCATGTTGTGAATGCACTCAAACATTATTTATATACTGATCGATTGGAGACAGAAACAAACTTTCAAAATGTTCATATTCCTTCAGAACTCGACTCCATCCTCACCCTTTACCAAACGAAAATTAAAAATGATGTTGAAATCACTAAATTATATAACGCAACTGATTATTGTTTGGCGGAAAGAGACAAACTGAATCAAGTTTGGATCAATATCATTAATAATGCATTACAAGCCATGGACTATCGAGGGAAATTAAAGATATCTGTTTCTTCAGACGAGGTTTCTGTCATCACATCGATCCAAGATACAGGAAAAGGAATTGCACCGGAAATTCGCGATAAAATTTTCCTACCTTTTTTCACTACAAAAAAACATGGGGAAGGAATTGGGCTTGGGCTTGACATTTGCAAACAAATCGTAGAAAAAATGAAAGGTTCGATTGAGTTTTCGTCAGATGAGAATGGAACCACGTTTACAGTGTCTTTGCCAAAAGTACAAAGAGGAGAGAAAGATTGA
- a CDS encoding DUF2339 domain-containing protein: MEEKETQEILTRIQSMEKELSFLKEKVLSLSNPKTQKQVSPPVSKPIPIETKPKEVSLNDGPNWFVEWIGENLFVKLGVFSLLLATIWFFYLAIEEYWINESVRIWVGLVSAIPILLYGYRVRNTRPYLSPSLMGLGIAVLFSAYYSGYLLYDLYSTETCFVGLLIISLTTVAIAHAQKSEVLFGFASFGAFLVPILLSTGQNSYPFLFTYLLLWNILFFWVRKDTGWKIIPLILLAANHLIFAGWANENLVDAKPFLPITFQIAVFLLFLLREFQTLETTKSKEPILTLVAIGFTLALGYVQSFWAFSIFYPVAKPFLLTLILILFYGLYERSLRRTELSIEKKKIYDLIGLFGLPFIVSLIVIGTSGKLLAFSLISFAFLVTVASTYSKQLYMYFAAFPVWFFALFYVFAFTYRSQNEIPFLNGRFLIFATGSVYLVLSYLYSRKFSDLSKLFLYTAYPYWLLGTFVEISLGFPEEKRLFLYTISLIVYGLAALSVGFLKKVQPLKIVGFGSLALVIIKFYLYDFWNLSLGYRILAGLFLGVALIATGTLYNHFKKETK; the protein is encoded by the coding sequence GTGGAAGAAAAAGAAACCCAAGAGATCCTCACAAGGATTCAGTCGATGGAGAAAGAACTTTCTTTTTTAAAAGAAAAAGTATTATCCCTCTCAAACCCCAAAACTCAGAAACAAGTCTCTCCCCCTGTTTCAAAACCAATTCCGATAGAAACAAAACCAAAAGAAGTTTCCTTAAACGACGGGCCGAATTGGTTTGTGGAATGGATTGGAGAAAATCTTTTTGTTAAGTTAGGAGTTTTTTCCTTATTACTCGCGACCATCTGGTTTTTCTATTTAGCCATCGAGGAATATTGGATCAATGAATCCGTTCGTATTTGGGTCGGACTCGTTTCTGCCATTCCGATTTTACTCTACGGATATCGTGTTCGAAACACAAGGCCTTACCTTTCTCCCAGTCTTATGGGACTTGGAATTGCAGTTCTCTTTTCAGCATATTATTCGGGTTATTTGTTGTACGATTTGTACTCTACTGAAACTTGTTTCGTTGGGTTACTCATCATCAGTTTAACAACTGTGGCAATCGCTCATGCACAAAAAAGTGAAGTGTTATTTGGATTTGCATCTTTTGGTGCTTTCCTTGTTCCCATCCTTCTTTCCACGGGCCAAAACTCTTATCCATTTTTATTCACATATTTACTCCTCTGGAATATTTTATTCTTTTGGGTCAGAAAAGATACGGGTTGGAAGATCATTCCTTTAATTTTACTAGCAGCCAACCACCTAATCTTTGCTGGTTGGGCAAATGAGAACTTAGTCGATGCCAAACCATTTCTTCCAATTACATTCCAAATCGCTGTTTTTCTTTTATTCCTTTTAAGAGAATTTCAAACTTTAGAAACTACAAAATCGAAAGAGCCGATTCTAACCTTGGTTGCCATTGGATTTACCTTGGCACTTGGGTATGTTCAGTCCTTTTGGGCTTTTAGCATATTTTATCCAGTAGCCAAACCATTTTTACTCACCTTAATCCTCATTCTGTTTTATGGTTTGTATGAAAGGTCTCTTCGAAGAACGGAACTCAGTATCGAAAAGAAAAAAATCTACGATTTGATTGGTCTCTTTGGACTCCCTTTTATCGTTAGCCTCATTGTCATCGGCACATCTGGAAAACTATTAGCATTTAGTTTAATTAGTTTTGCCTTCCTTGTGACAGTTGCATCAACCTATTCCAAACAACTATATATGTATTTTGCAGCATTTCCTGTTTGGTTCTTTGCGCTGTTTTATGTTTTTGCTTTTACCTACCGCTCTCAAAACGAAATTCCATTTTTAAACGGAAGGTTTTTGATATTTGCAACAGGTTCAGTGTATCTAGTGCTTTCCTATCTTTATAGTAGAAAGTTTTCTGATTTGTCTAAACTCTTTTTATACACGGCTTATCCATATTGGTTACTAGGAACCTTTGTTGAAATTTCATTAGGATTCCCTGAAGAGAAAAGGTTATTCCTATATACCATCAGTTTAATTGTCTATGGTTTGGCTGCTTTATCAGTCGGATTTCTAAAAAAAGTCCAACCTCTAAAAATTGTTGGATTTGGATCTCTCGCACTGGTGATCATTAAATTCTATTTATATGATTTCTGGAATTTGAGTTTGGGTTATAGAATTCTCGCAGGTTTATTCTTGGGTGTTGCTTTGATCGCAACAGGAACATTATACAATCATTTCAAAAAGGAAACAAAATGA
- a CDS encoding Smr/MutS family protein, translating to MRTIYIRKLRFEEARIKLERELHDAFMEGESYVEILHGIGEGILKRMAIDYIGTCDFLKLVETDPMFRSNPGATIVEILAPSKEYINRLKS from the coding sequence GTGCGTACAATCTACATCCGCAAACTTCGATTTGAAGAGGCTCGTATCAAACTAGAACGAGAGCTCCATGATGCTTTTATGGAAGGGGAATCCTATGTAGAAATTTTACATGGAATTGGAGAAGGAATCCTCAAACGAATGGCGATTGACTACATAGGGACTTGCGATTTCCTGAAACTAGTGGAGACCGATCCGATGTTTCGGTCAAACCCGGGCGCAACGATTGTGGAAATTCTCGCTCCGTCCAAAGAATACATCAACCGATTGAAATCATGA
- the cimA gene encoding (R)-citramalate synthase CimA, with product MTESNSRIEILDVTLRDGEQTNGVSFSWQQKLNITKHLLKDLKTDRVEIASARVSPGEFEAVKKIVEWAKSEGLQNRIEILGFVDFDKTVEWMKGTGVRVLNLLTKGSLNHLTNQLRKTPAEHFADIQKTVEYAKKSGITVNVYMEDWSNGYTHSRDYVLEYLSVVSKFPVSRFYLADTLGVLSPFEVRTAITDLVKEFPELWFEFHGHNDYDLAVANCLEAVSAGVRGLHVAVNGLGERAGNSPLEAVVTALHDKTKFRTSIVEREITNSSRLVEVFSGKRISDNRPIVGEDVFTQTAGVHADGDKKGNLYANPILPERFGRARVYALGKLAGKASITENLKQLGMVLSPEIEKKVLERVIELGDQNKTVTKEDLPYIISDITGENLEASFRIESCTVTSGLGVKPKAEVKVNYQGKHYEAKGEGDGGYDAFMNALGKILKELGIQIPKLSDYEVRIPPGGNTNALVETVITWKKDGDSSPIRTIGIDSDQQVAAVKATERLLHILLGNV from the coding sequence ATGACCGAATCTAATTCTCGAATCGAAATTCTGGACGTCACTTTACGAGATGGGGAACAAACCAATGGTGTTTCTTTTTCTTGGCAACAAAAGTTAAATATCACCAAACATTTATTAAAAGACTTAAAAACGGATCGAGTTGAGATTGCCAGCGCTCGTGTTTCCCCCGGTGAATTTGAAGCAGTTAAAAAAATAGTAGAGTGGGCCAAGTCAGAAGGTCTACAAAACCGAATCGAAATTTTAGGATTTGTTGATTTTGATAAAACGGTTGAATGGATGAAGGGAACGGGGGTTCGTGTTCTGAATCTCCTGACCAAAGGGTCACTAAACCACCTAACAAACCAGTTACGAAAGACACCTGCCGAACATTTTGCCGACATCCAAAAAACGGTAGAGTATGCGAAGAAGTCCGGAATCACCGTAAATGTATATATGGAAGACTGGTCGAATGGTTACACCCATTCGCGAGATTATGTATTAGAATATCTGAGTGTTGTTTCTAAGTTTCCGGTGAGTAGATTTTATTTAGCAGATACACTCGGAGTATTGTCGCCTTTCGAGGTTCGCACTGCCATTACCGATCTAGTAAAAGAGTTTCCCGAACTTTGGTTTGAATTTCATGGACATAATGATTATGATTTAGCGGTCGCTAATTGTTTGGAGGCAGTCTCCGCTGGTGTTCGGGGTTTACATGTTGCTGTGAATGGGCTTGGTGAAAGAGCAGGGAATTCGCCATTAGAAGCAGTTGTCACTGCTTTACATGACAAAACAAAGTTTAGAACCTCTATTGTGGAAAGAGAAATTACAAATTCCTCAAGACTTGTGGAAGTATTTTCTGGAAAACGGATTTCCGATAATCGCCCCATTGTGGGAGAAGATGTATTCACGCAAACCGCAGGTGTCCATGCTGATGGGGACAAAAAAGGAAATTTATACGCGAATCCTATTTTGCCAGAAAGATTTGGTAGAGCTAGAGTTTACGCATTGGGAAAGTTAGCTGGTAAAGCGAGTATCACCGAAAATCTAAAACAATTGGGAATGGTTCTTTCCCCCGAGATCGAAAAAAAAGTATTAGAGAGAGTCATTGAACTTGGGGATCAAAATAAAACTGTCACCAAAGAAGATCTTCCCTATATCATCTCCGATATCACTGGAGAAAATTTAGAAGCTAGTTTCCGAATTGAGTCTTGCACTGTAACCAGTGGGTTAGGTGTTAAACCCAAAGCCGAAGTAAAGGTCAACTACCAGGGAAAACATTATGAGGCAAAAGGGGAAGGCGATGGTGGTTATGACGCTTTTATGAATGCCCTTGGTAAAATTTTAAAAGAGTTAGGCATCCAAATTCCTAAACTTTCTGATTATGAGGTTAGAATCCCCCCCGGTGGCAATACCAATGCTCTTGTGGAAACTGTTATTACTTGGAAAAAAGATGGAGACTCAAGTCCTATTCGAACCATTGGAATTGATTCTGACCAACAAGTGGCTGCCGTAAAAGCCACAGAACGGTTGTTACATATTTTACTCGGAAACGTATGA